Below is a window of Candidatus Neomarinimicrobiota bacterium DNA.
TGGCATCGGCCAGTTCGAGGTCCTGGGGCTCGTCCGAATTATTTACTACAGCGACGAGAGCTTCCTCGTCGTTCCAGCGTGTAAAGCCAAACAGTTCCCGTTCATCATCAACCAGGATGGTCTGGTAGCTGCCCCGTCGCAGTGCTGAGTGTTTGCGCCGCAAGGCAATGGCAGAGCGGTAGAAGGCCAGTAAGTCATGGTCCGGAGCGACGGTATCCCGGGAACGTTCCCATCCTAAGGGATGTTCGGTTTCGTCCTCATAGATGATGTCATCCCACAGCATGGGTTTGCGGCAGCCCGGGTCATCCTCGCCCCACATTCCCACTTCATCACCATAGTAAATCATGGGCGCTCCGACGCAGGTCACCTGCAAGGCCACCATCAGTTTCTGCAGGTGCCTTTCTTTTTCCGTTGGTTTGCGGATATCATACCGCCCTGGATGCTGGTCAGGCCGGGCATGACGGTCATAGTTACGGTCGGGATTGTTAAGCATCGAGACCATTCGGTCAGTATCGTGGCTGTCGATCAGGTTCTGCAGCCTAAGGGAGGTATCAAAACCATAAGCCTTTCTGGCTTCCGCTAGCTGCTCATCAAAGGCGGAAGGCAGCAGCTTTCGCTCCTGACCACCGACGAAAGGCACTACGGCCATAGCGAACGGGTAGTTCATGGAAGACGTGAACAGATTTTCCCGAAGCAGACGGGGCTTGATACCCCAGATTTCGGCCGTAGTGAAGACATTGGGGTTAATCCGGCGCACGTGGACGTGCCATTCTTTCCACCACCTGGTGCCCATGTCTTCAACCACGTCGAGGCGCCAACCATCAACGCCGTCGGAGGGGTCCCCGTCACCATTGGGGTCCATCCAGCGGGCTACAGAATCAAATATATACTGCTTGGGGCCATCAACCATGGTCCCGTGCTCTTCGCGGATCTCCGGAAGCGTTTTTATACCCCACCATCCATGGTAGTCAAATTCATTTTCCGGTGTGTTGGGATCGTCCCACGCGGTGATTTCGAACCAGTCCGCGTAGGGTGAACGTTGCTGGTTCTCCATCACATCCTTGAAGGCGAAGTGACTGCGCCCGACATGGTTGAACACTCCATCAATAATCACATGCATGTTGCGGGCATGGGCTTCTGCCAGCAGCTTAAGGAAAAGTCTGTCCGCCTTGGTCCAGACCCAGGAGCTGGGATGCTCGGTTTCCTGAGCCTGCTCGACAAGGGCTTTATCACCGCCCGGATCAGGTCCGAATTGGTAATCGATGTGATGGTACGTGTTGCCATCGTATTTATGATGGGAGTCGGCGTCGAAAATGGGATTGAGATACAGCGCGTTCACGCCCAATCCGGCCAGGTAATCCAGCTTATCTATAATACCCTGCAAATCGCCCCCATATCTGCGATTCAGGTGCATCCAGTAGAAGTCATCCGGTCGTAGATTTTGCTCCCATGGCTGGCGGTGGTAAAAATCAGACCCCCAGGGATGCACCCGCCAGCCCGGTATGGCTTCAGGGCTGTCAAGGGGCCTAGTGGGATCATTGCCCGGATCACCGTTGCGAAACCTCTCAGGAAAAATCTGGTACCAAACGGCATCTGCCGCCCACTCTGGCGCTGCTGTCGGGTGGCGCCGAATGGTTTGACAGCTGACACATATACAGACTACAAGCAGGAATCCCACGAAGCCTGACTTTCGAAAGGATGGATATTTTCGCACGGGTACACCTTTTGACATTTGTGGTGATGAGGGATGGATAAGTTTCTGACGCATCAGGGCAAAGTCCATATATTATTACCGCTGACTGCGGCTCCTCCAGAAGAGGGTATGAGGCAACTTATAGCATGGGGGATTGGAAAACGGTGAAGGAGCAGCACAGGCAGTACCGGTTTCAATTGCGGAGGGTCACTGGATTCATTATCTTTGAGCGTCACTCTATTAAGAGTTACTACCCTTAGGTTTACCGCAAATATAGTCATGGGGTAGCCTTAATTGAAACTCTCTTGGCACAGGAATTTTCAGCCGGCATTCATCCTTGCGGTTATGGCGCTTTGCTATAGCGCGTGCAGTCGGGGGAGCCCTGATCCGGCGGTCGTGGTCGTCAACGGCGAGGCCGTTCGACTGGGCCAGTTCACCGAGAAGTATGAAAGTTTCCTCATGACAACATCCATCCCTGACAATCTGCGTTCGCGACACATATTTACCGATGCCCTCATTGATGAGGTCTTGTTCCTGGCATGGGCTGATTCCACCGGTCTCCTGAACAGTGCCAGGCATCAGCAAGAGCTGCGCGCTATTGATGAACAGCTACTTCTCAACCGGCTCTATCAAGAGCAAATCAGAGATAAGATTACCATTTCAGATCAATTATTTCGGGAAACTTACCGGTGGTCTAAAAGCGACCTCCATACCCGGCACCTATTTGCCAAGGATCGGCAGACGGCTGAGAACCTGTACCAGCGCCTGCTCGTGGGTGAAAAATGGGAGGACCTCGCCCGGGAAGCCTTCCGCGATCCCGTGCTGGCGGGTAATGGCGGTGATTTAGGATTCAGGCGCCTCGGTGATCTGGATCCGGCTTATGAAGTGGCGGCCTATCAACTGGCTGACGGTGAGATTTCACCTCCAGTGATGACCAGAACGGGGTATAGCATCATACAGGTCCTTGAGAGGGAATATGATCCCTTTCTTATTGAGGAAGAGTTCCAGGTTCAGAAAGCCAAGCTGCGGCGGATCATCATGTCATACTTGAAACGTCCCAGCGTCAGAGCCTATACGGATTCGGTGCTTGCCTCCCTTAACATCCAATTTCATCCGGAGGAACTGGGGCGGTTAATCGATCAGCTGGACCTCTTGACGACAGCGGCAGATGACTACCAGGTGAAGAGCTTGAATGCGCTGGTGGTAGAATTCGGTGAGCCGCGAGAGTCCTGGACCATCGGCCAGGCCCTGGACCGGCTAAGATACCTTTCACCCGGATATCAGCAGCAAATTGACGCGGAAGAGAATCTTAAAAGAGCTATTGCCGGCCTCATTGTCCAGGATCGATTACTGGCTGAGGCGCGGGCGCACAACTATGAGTCTGAGCCGGAGTTCCAGCAGGCTTCCCAACAGGCGAAGAAGAGCTATACGATCGTCCAGGTCCTGAAATACATCATTGATCATGCCCGGTTGAGCGAGGATGAACTCAGGAATTATTATGATCTGAATTCTGCCGAGCTAGCATCTGAGCCAAAATATGAAATCATGGAGCTTGTTCTGGCCGATCCCGATACGGCGGCGTTGATTCATCAATTACTCCAAGGCGGTTACAGGTTTGAAGAGCTGGCCCAGCGCTACTCCCTCAGGAAAGAGACGGCTGAGCGCGGCGGCTATCTGGGTTGGGGTACCATTGATCAGTTTGGAGGCCTCAAATCCGTACTCAGGGAAGCCGAGATTGGTGCTCTACTCGGCCCAATTAATCTTGGCGGAATGGATATTATAGTGAAGGTTCTTGATATCCAGCCATCGGCCGCACTTACACTTGAGGAGGCACGTCCGATAATCGAACATCGTCTTGCAACCCAGACCCGCCGGCAAGCCTATGAAAGCTTCCGTCACCAACTGCGGGAGAAAGCCGCGATACGGATCGACTCGACAGGCATACGAGAATTTGCTATAGTAGGGGAGAGTACATGAATACACATCTGCGCTTAATTATACCATTTCTAGCAGTCAGCATTGTTTCGATTTCTTTTGCCGGCACTACCGGTAAAGTGGCCGGGGTGGTAAAGGATCGGGAAACCGGCGAGCCGCTCATCGGTGCGAACGTGATCATCGATGGTACCACACTTGGAGCTGCCACCGATGTGTCCGGCAACTTTGTCATCCTCAATGTCCCTCCGGGTACCTATAACGTCCGCGCCATGATGATTGGCTACCAGACGATGGTAGCTCAAGGCATCATTGTCAGCATCGACCTCACCACGACGGTCGATTTTGAGCTTGGCGTGGAGGTGATAGGCGTTGAAGAAGTAACGGTCATCGCCGAACGGCCGGTGGTGGTCATGGACCTGACTTCTTCGGAGGCCCGTGTTTCCAGTGAACAACTGGAAGCCATGCCGGTCACGGAAATCTGGGATGTGCTGGCATTACAGAGCGGTGTAACGCAAGATGCTGGTGGAGGGATCCACATCCGGGGCGGTAGAAGCAGTGAAGTAGCCTATTGGGTTGACGGTATTTCCGTGACGGATGTTTATGATGGCGGTCTAGCGGTGGGGATCGACAACCATGCCATTAAGGAATTGCAGGTTATCAGTGGCA
It encodes the following:
- a CDS encoding peptidylprolyl isomerase, with the translated sequence MVVNGEAVRLGQFTEKYESFLMTTSIPDNLRSRHIFTDALIDEVLFLAWADSTGLLNSARHQQELRAIDEQLLLNRLYQEQIRDKITISDQLFRETYRWSKSDLHTRHLFAKDRQTAENLYQRLLVGEKWEDLAREAFRDPVLAGNGGDLGFRRLGDLDPAYEVAAYQLADGEISPPVMTRTGYSIIQVLEREYDPFLIEEEFQVQKAKLRRIIMSYLKRPSVRAYTDSVLASLNIQFHPEELGRLIDQLDLLTTAADDYQVKSLNALVVEFGEPRESWTIGQALDRLRYLSPGYQQQIDAEENLKRAIAGLIVQDRLLAEARAHNYESEPEFQQASQQAKKSYTIVQVLKYIIDHARLSEDELRNYYDLNSAELASEPKYEIMELVLADPDTAALIHQLLQGGYRFEELAQRYSLRKETAERGGYLGWGTIDQFGGLKSVLREAEIGALLGPINLGGMDIIVKVLDIQPSAALTLEEARPIIEHRLATQTRRQAYESFRHQLREKAAIRIDSTGIREFAIVGEST
- a CDS encoding glycoside hydrolase family 13 protein — protein: MRKYPSFRKSGFVGFLLVVCICVSCQTIRRHPTAAPEWAADAVWYQIFPERFRNGDPGNDPTRPLDSPEAIPGWRVHPWGSDFYHRQPWEQNLRPDDFYWMHLNRRYGGDLQGIIDKLDYLAGLGVNALYLNPIFDADSHHKYDGNTYHHIDYQFGPDPGGDKALVEQAQETEHPSSWVWTKADRLFLKLLAEAHARNMHVIIDGVFNHVGRSHFAFKDVMENQQRSPYADWFEITAWDDPNTPENEFDYHGWWGIKTLPEIREEHGTMVDGPKQYIFDSVARWMDPNGDGDPSDGVDGWRLDVVEDMGTRWWKEWHVHVRRINPNVFTTAEIWGIKPRLLRENLFTSSMNYPFAMAVVPFVGGQERKLLPSAFDEQLAEARKAYGFDTSLRLQNLIDSHDTDRMVSMLNNPDRNYDRHARPDQHPGRYDIRKPTEKERHLQKLMVALQVTCVGAPMIYYGDEVGMWGEDDPGCRKPMLWDDIIYEDETEHPLGWERSRDTVAPDHDLLAFYRSAIALRRKHSALRRGSYQTILVDDERELFGFTRWNDEEALVAVVNNSDEPQDLELADASQWEVLFTVGELSHANDGGQVMGPRSFVLFRK